The following are from one region of the Bacillus sp. (in: firmicutes) genome:
- the glgB gene encoding 1,4-alpha-glucan branching protein GlgB, translated as MVISHPTEYDAYLFHLGELFQSYKTFGAHIRNENGVLGVRFTVWAPHASKVCLIGDFNDWSGDHYQLEKMNNEGIWTNFFPGLSEGTLYKYEITTTDDRILRKSDPFAFYSEKRPHTASIVYNLSNYNWTDDKWYRYKKQHSSYNEPMFIYEAHLGTWKKKEDGEFLTYKELADELIPYVAERGYTHIELMPLVEHPYDRSWGYQGTGYFSATSRYGTPHEFMEFVDRCHQHGIGVILDWVPGHFCKDAHGLHLFDGKPTYEYNNPYVMQNDVWGTANFDLGKTEVQSFLISNAIFWMDVYHIDGLRVDAVANMLYWDMNGEGKIQENPYAVAFLRTLNEQVFKFNPEALMIAEDSTEWPLVTAPTDSGGLGFNYKWNMGWMNDVLEYMELDPIYRKYHHNLLTFSLLYAHSENFILPFSHDEVVHGKKSLLNKMPGDYWQKFAQLRLLYGYLMAHPGKKLVFMGAEFGQFDEWKDLEQNDWFLLDYDMHSKMDAYTKELLRFYKQEKSLWELDLTWDGFQWVDPDNNEQSILSFIRKSKNKSDFLVIVCNFTPVVYHDYKVGVPLNASYVEVFSSDEIEYGGSGKVNHQKLRSKKQTWHGQPYVISMEIPPFGISILKPTKKIGRMYKLSKHKAFPRYDLIKVKVQK; from the coding sequence ATGGTAATATCCCATCCAACTGAGTATGATGCCTATCTATTTCATCTAGGGGAACTTTTTCAAAGCTATAAAACCTTTGGTGCACATATTCGCAATGAAAATGGTGTTTTAGGTGTTCGTTTTACAGTTTGGGCTCCACATGCGTCGAAAGTATGTTTAATTGGAGATTTCAATGATTGGAGTGGGGACCATTACCAATTGGAAAAGATGAACAATGAAGGTATCTGGACTAACTTTTTCCCAGGTCTGTCAGAAGGAACGTTGTATAAATATGAAATTACGACAACGGATGACCGTATTTTAAGAAAAAGTGATCCCTTTGCATTTTATTCTGAAAAGCGCCCACATACAGCCTCCATTGTTTACAATCTTTCAAACTATAATTGGACGGATGACAAGTGGTATCGTTATAAAAAGCAACACTCATCTTACAATGAACCTATGTTTATTTATGAAGCCCATTTAGGGACGTGGAAAAAGAAAGAAGATGGAGAATTTTTAACTTATAAAGAACTTGCAGATGAGTTAATTCCGTATGTTGCTGAGCGTGGCTATACCCATATCGAATTAATGCCGCTCGTTGAACATCCTTATGATCGATCATGGGGATATCAAGGGACAGGCTATTTTTCAGCAACGAGCCGTTATGGTACACCACATGAATTTATGGAATTTGTGGACAGATGTCATCAACATGGGATTGGCGTTATTCTCGATTGGGTACCTGGACATTTTTGTAAGGATGCTCATGGCCTTCATTTATTTGATGGGAAGCCAACCTATGAGTATAACAACCCATATGTTATGCAAAATGACGTTTGGGGAACGGCAAATTTTGACTTAGGTAAAACTGAGGTCCAAAGCTTTTTAATTTCAAACGCCATTTTCTGGATGGATGTCTATCATATTGATGGTCTCCGTGTTGATGCTGTTGCTAATATGCTTTATTGGGATATGAATGGCGAAGGGAAAATACAAGAAAATCCATATGCAGTAGCTTTCTTAAGAACTCTTAATGAACAAGTATTCAAGTTTAATCCTGAAGCTCTAATGATTGCCGAGGATTCAACAGAGTGGCCATTGGTGACAGCCCCGACAGACAGTGGTGGGCTAGGATTCAACTATAAATGGAATATGGGCTGGATGAATGATGTCCTTGAATATATGGAGCTTGATCCGATTTATCGCAAGTACCATCATAACTTACTGACATTTTCACTTTTATATGCTCATTCGGAAAATTTCATCCTTCCATTTTCACATGATGAAGTGGTCCACGGTAAAAAGTCATTATTAAACAAAATGCCTGGTGATTATTGGCAGAAGTTTGCTCAGCTTCGTTTATTATATGGATATCTGATGGCACACCCAGGAAAAAAATTAGTTTTTATGGGTGCGGAATTTGGCCAATTTGACGAATGGAAGGATTTGGAACAAAACGATTGGTTTTTGTTAGATTATGACATGCACAGCAAAATGGATGCATATACTAAAGAGCTTTTGCGATTTTATAAACAAGAAAAATCGCTATGGGAGCTTGATTTGACATGGGACGGCTTTCAGTGGGTTGACCCTGATAATAATGAACAAAGCATTTTATCATTTATTAGAAAATCAAAAAATAAAAGTGATTTTTTAGTTATTGTTTGTAACTTTACACCAGTAGTGTATCATGACTATAAGGTCGGTGTTCCATTAAATGCCTCATACGTTGAAGTGTTTTCTAGCGATGAAATTGAATATGGCGGCTCAGGCAAAGTTAATCACCAAAAGCTTCGTAGCAAAAAGCAAACTTGGCATGGTCAACCATATGTAATTTCGATGGAAATCCCACCTTTTGGTATTTCAATATTAAAACCAACCAAAAAAATTGGTAGGATGTATAAGCTTAGTAAGCATAAAGCCTTTCCTAGATATGATTTGATTAAGGTGAAAGTTCAAAAATAA
- a CDS encoding glucose-1-phosphate adenylyltransferase, whose product MRRKKCIAMLLAGGQGSRLSLLTRNLAKPAVPFGGKYRIIDFPLSNCTNSEIFTVGVLTQYKPLVLNSYIGIGSAWDLDRRDGGVTVLPPYMEQDGGRWYRGTANAIFQNINYIDHYDPEHILILSGDHIYKMDYSKMLDYHVERGADATISVIEVPWDEASRFGIMNTNEDLDITEFEEKPENPKNNLASMGIYIFKWSTLRNYLEMDDRNAESSHDFGKDIIPLMLEEGLKLIAYPFKGYWKDVGTVKSLWEANMDLLEDQPELDLNDYNWRIYSVNPNQPPQYIAPTAIVHQSLVNEGCLVYGTVEHSVLFPRVHIGIDTVVKDSVIMPGARIGANCRIENAIIASDMVIEDNRIILPEKKGQIVLVAEEKISC is encoded by the coding sequence ATGCGTCGAAAAAAATGTATTGCAATGCTGCTAGCTGGTGGTCAAGGCAGCCGTTTAAGTTTATTAACTAGAAATCTAGCAAAGCCGGCTGTTCCCTTTGGTGGCAAATATCGTATTATTGATTTTCCTTTAAGCAATTGTACGAACTCCGAAATATTTACAGTAGGGGTTTTGACTCAATATAAGCCTTTAGTTTTGAATTCATATATAGGGATTGGCAGTGCTTGGGACTTGGACAGAAGAGATGGTGGGGTAACGGTATTACCGCCATATATGGAGCAAGATGGCGGTCGCTGGTACCGTGGAACAGCCAATGCCATTTTTCAAAATATAAATTATATTGATCATTATGATCCAGAACATATACTTATCCTATCAGGCGATCATATTTACAAAATGGATTATTCGAAAATGTTAGATTACCATGTAGAGAGAGGGGCAGACGCTACGATTTCAGTTATTGAAGTTCCGTGGGATGAAGCAAGTCGCTTCGGAATCATGAATACAAATGAAGATTTGGATATTACAGAATTTGAAGAGAAACCAGAAAATCCAAAAAACAATTTGGCTTCGATGGGTATCTATATTTTTAAATGGTCAACATTGCGTAACTACTTAGAAATGGATGACCGCAATGCTGAATCCAGCCACGATTTTGGTAAAGATATTATTCCGCTCATGCTTGAAGAAGGACTTAAGCTTATTGCCTATCCGTTCAAAGGCTATTGGAAGGATGTTGGTACAGTCAAAAGCTTATGGGAGGCTAATATGGATCTTCTAGAGGATCAACCTGAGCTTGATTTAAATGATTATAATTGGAGAATATATTCTGTCAATCCAAACCAGCCGCCGCAATATATTGCACCAACGGCAATCGTCCATCAGTCGTTGGTAAATGAGGGCTGTCTGGTGTATGGAACCGTTGAGCACTCTGTGTTATTTCCCCGTGTACATATTGGCATAGATACTGTCGTAAAGGACTCTGTCATTATGCCAGGGGCAAGAATCGGCGCGAATTGTCGAATCGAAAATGCGATTATCGCAAGCGACATGGTGATAGAAGATAACCGAATCATCTTACCAGAGAAAAAAGGTCAGATTGTATTAGTAGCAGAAGAGAAAATTAGCTGTTAG
- a CDS encoding glucose-1-phosphate adenylyltransferase, protein MRNTMLGLIDATTCFGDLKELTMMRSVAAVPFGGRYRLIDFALSNLVNSGVQSVAIFPKYQYRSLMDHLGSGKDWDLNRKRDGLFFFPPPFNSQNDHLASVLHYFKHHKDYFHRSTQEYAVIVQSNTVCNLDFNVVLNRHIETNADITEICQNGESLGMYILKKTLLLELLDSERDDSHYTLYDVINHFPQKLTCHTYEYDGYAAIINSINDYYRHSLELLQPKIMEHLFSRENPIYTKVKDEPPTRYSKDAIVRNAQIANGCIIEGHVENSIIFRGVKIAKGAVVKNSIIMQKSQIGEGAMLEHVILDKDVTIDNHVRLNGYAESPIVIPKGSVQGALMNS, encoded by the coding sequence TTGAGAAATACGATGTTAGGGTTAATTGACGCGACAACATGTTTTGGCGATTTAAAAGAACTTACGATGATGCGCTCAGTTGCAGCAGTTCCATTTGGGGGACGGTATCGGCTAATTGATTTTGCATTATCAAATTTAGTAAACTCTGGTGTACAAAGTGTAGCGATTTTTCCTAAATATCAGTACCGCTCTTTAATGGACCATCTTGGTTCCGGTAAAGATTGGGATTTAAATAGAAAAAGAGACGGCTTGTTTTTCTTTCCGCCTCCATTTAATTCACAAAATGATCATTTAGCGTCAGTCTTGCACTACTTTAAGCATCATAAAGACTATTTTCATAGAAGCACTCAAGAATATGCAGTCATTGTTCAGAGCAACACGGTCTGCAATCTCGATTTTAATGTTGTCTTAAACCGTCATATTGAAACAAATGCTGATATAACGGAAATTTGCCAAAATGGTGAAAGTCTTGGAATGTATATTTTGAAAAAAACATTATTGCTAGAGCTGCTAGATTCGGAGCGGGATGATTCTCATTACACGCTTTATGATGTAATTAATCATTTTCCACAAAAGTTAACATGCCATACTTACGAGTATGATGGCTATGCGGCAATTATTAACTCAATTAATGATTACTATCGTCACAGTCTTGAACTATTACAGCCGAAAATTATGGAGCATTTATTTTCGAGGGAAAATCCAATTTATACAAAAGTTAAAGACGAGCCACCGACACGTTATAGCAAGGATGCCATTGTTCGAAACGCGCAAATAGCGAATGGTTGCATTATCGAAGGTCATGTGGAAAATAGCATCATTTTCCGTGGCGTTAAAATTGCGAAAGGTGCAGTCGTGAAAAACAGCATTATTATGCAAAAGAGCCAAATTGGTGAAGGAGCCATGCTTGAACATGTGATTCTTGATAAAGATGTTACGATTGATAACCATGTGAGATTAAATGGTTATGCAGAATCACCTATAGTTATTCCAAAGGGTAGTGTACAAGGAGCGCTGATGAATTCGTGA
- the glgA gene encoding glycogen synthase GlgA → MNILFVVSECVPFIKSGGLADVAGALPKELKKLGCDVRVMMPKYGTIGKQFKDRMEKVAEFNVQLNWRNQYCGIEKLEQDGIVYYFLDNEYYFKRDTMYGHYDDGERFSFFCRAALNAIPYLEFSPNILHCHDWHTGMVPFLLNAQYREFEEYATIRTIFTIHNLQFQGIFPREILGDLLNLDDSYFDEQLEFYGCVNFMKAAIVSSDLITTVSPTYMNEIQMPYYGEKLDGLLRSRHTALKGILNGIDAEIYNPSADPLIIENYDENTVKRKVKNKLHLQKMFALEENANIPVISIISRLTKQKGLDLVKRVFNEMISHDIQFIVLGTGDYEFEDFFREMESSNRKKVRAYIGFNEELAHKVYAGSDLFLMPSKFEPCGLGQLIALRYGTIPIVRETGGLNDTVTAYNEFTKAGNGFSFKNFNAHDMLYTFERALSFFNEKNEWEELVKTAMAQDYSWFQSAQKYHEIYSYLNQDQY, encoded by the coding sequence GTGAACATATTGTTTGTAGTTTCTGAATGTGTACCATTTATTAAATCTGGAGGCCTTGCCGATGTTGCCGGTGCCTTGCCAAAGGAGTTAAAGAAACTAGGGTGTGACGTTCGAGTGATGATGCCCAAATACGGTACCATAGGGAAGCAGTTTAAAGATAGAATGGAAAAAGTAGCTGAGTTTAATGTGCAATTAAATTGGCGCAACCAATACTGTGGAATCGAAAAATTGGAGCAAGATGGTATTGTTTATTATTTTTTAGACAATGAGTACTATTTTAAGCGGGATACTATGTACGGGCATTATGATGACGGTGAACGATTTTCCTTTTTCTGTCGGGCAGCTTTAAATGCTATTCCATATTTAGAATTTAGTCCTAATATACTTCATTGTCATGATTGGCATACTGGGATGGTGCCATTTTTGTTAAATGCCCAATATCGAGAGTTTGAGGAATATGCTACTATACGTACTATATTCACTATCCATAATTTGCAATTCCAAGGTATTTTTCCAAGAGAAATTTTGGGAGACTTGCTAAATTTGGACGATTCCTATTTTGATGAACAGCTGGAGTTTTACGGTTGTGTGAATTTTATGAAAGCAGCGATTGTTTCATCAGATTTAATAACAACGGTGAGCCCAACCTATATGAATGAAATCCAAATGCCATATTACGGGGAAAAATTAGATGGGTTGCTTCGTTCCAGACATACCGCTTTAAAAGGGATTTTGAATGGGATTGATGCCGAAATTTATAATCCAAGTGCCGATCCTTTGATTATTGAGAACTATGATGAAAACACGGTTAAACGTAAAGTGAAAAATAAACTGCATCTGCAAAAAATGTTTGCTTTAGAGGAGAACGCCAATATTCCTGTCATTTCAATTATTTCAAGGTTGACAAAGCAAAAGGGATTGGACCTTGTAAAAAGAGTTTTTAATGAAATGATAAGTCATGATATTCAGTTTATTGTTCTTGGCACAGGTGATTATGAATTTGAAGACTTTTTTAGGGAAATGGAAAGCTCGAACAGAAAAAAAGTTCGTGCATATATTGGTTTTAATGAGGAATTAGCCCATAAAGTATATGCCGGTTCAGATTTATTTTTAATGCCATCTAAATTTGAGCCGTGCGGTTTAGGCCAATTAATTGCTTTGCGTTATGGAACGATACCGATTGTTCGTGAAACAGGTGGCCTTAATGATACGGTCACAGCATATAACGAGTTTACAAAAGCCGGCAATGGTTTTTCTTTTAAAAATTTTAATGCCCATGACATGCTTTACACGTTTGAGCGTGCCCTTTCCTTCTTCAATGAAAAGAATGAATGGGAAGAACTTGTTAAAACAGCTATGGCTCAAGATTATAGCTGGTTTCAATCAGCCCAAAAATATCATGAAATTTACAGTTATCTTAACCAAGACCAATACTGA
- a CDS encoding glycogen/starch/alpha-glucan phosphorylase yields the protein MFSSKDAFKQYFLEKYEIMYGKSFEESTLPELYNTLGQMIREYVSHAWIETNERNRANQKKQAYYFSIEFLLGRLLGSNLLNLGVQEVVAAGLKELGVDLQEVEEQEVDAGLGNGGLGRLAACFLDSLASLSLPGHGIGIRYKHGLFDQRIIDGYQVELPEQWLRNGNVWEIRKASQSIEVKFGGEVQVSYGNGPLMFHHVNAETVTAVPYDMPVIGYENKTINTLRLWSAEPSQFRPEKGDVMKYKRDTEAISEFLYPDDSHLEGKILRLKQQYFLVSAGLRSIIRAYLKNHDHLNDFHNNVAIHINDTHPVLAIPELMRIFMDEHGMGWDEAWNITINTISYTNHTTLSEALEKWPISIFKPLLPRIYMIVEEINERYCRKLWEKFTGDWKRIEEMAIIAHGVIKMAHLAIVGSHSVNGVAKIHTDILKEREMKLFYEYYPEKFNNKTNGITHRRWLMKSNPELTQTISEAIGDKWIAKPEHLSALLPFSKDASFKEKIFEVKQKKKLAFAERIEQLTGISVDEKSIFDVQVKRLHAYKRQLLNILHIMYLYNRLREDSNFSIAPRTFIFGAKASPGYYYAKKIIKLVNTLASMVNNDPKTKDLLKVIFVENYRVSLAEIIIPAADVSEQISTASKEASGTGNMKFMMNGAITLGTMDGANVEIFEEVGADNIFTFGLTADQVLAYQRNGGYRAIEYYHHDKWLNQVINQLVNGFFPVPAHEFETIYDSLLVQNDEFFVLKDFSSYVQSHERLGEAYKDRDGWLEKSIVNIAKSGRFSSDRTIQEYADEIWGVTRSI from the coding sequence ATGTTCTCAAGTAAAGATGCTTTTAAGCAGTATTTCCTTGAAAAATATGAAATTATGTATGGTAAAAGCTTTGAAGAGTCAACTTTGCCCGAGTTGTATAATACATTAGGCCAAATGATTCGTGAATATGTAAGTCACGCTTGGATTGAAACAAATGAAAGAAATCGGGCGAATCAGAAAAAACAAGCCTACTATTTTTCCATTGAATTCCTTTTAGGGAGATTATTAGGAAGCAATCTACTAAATTTAGGGGTTCAAGAAGTAGTAGCAGCGGGTTTAAAAGAGCTTGGTGTAGATTTACAAGAGGTCGAAGAACAAGAAGTGGATGCAGGGCTTGGTAATGGCGGTTTAGGGCGTCTTGCCGCCTGTTTCCTAGACTCTTTGGCCTCCCTTTCCTTGCCAGGTCATGGGATAGGCATTCGCTATAAGCATGGGTTATTTGACCAACGAATTATTGATGGCTATCAAGTAGAATTGCCTGAGCAATGGCTAAGAAACGGAAACGTATGGGAAATCAGAAAAGCAAGCCAATCCATTGAAGTTAAATTTGGCGGGGAAGTACAAGTATCATATGGAAATGGTCCGCTGATGTTTCATCATGTAAATGCGGAAACAGTGACAGCCGTACCCTATGATATGCCTGTGATTGGCTATGAAAATAAGACAATTAATACACTCAGGCTATGGAGCGCTGAGCCTTCACAATTTCGTCCTGAAAAAGGCGATGTTATGAAATATAAGCGTGACACAGAAGCGATATCGGAATTCCTATACCCAGATGATTCCCATCTCGAGGGGAAAATTTTACGGTTAAAGCAGCAATATTTTCTTGTTTCTGCAGGCCTCCGAAGCATTATTAGAGCTTATTTAAAAAACCATGATCATTTAAACGATTTCCATAACAATGTAGCCATCCATATTAATGACACCCATCCTGTCCTAGCAATTCCAGAACTGATGAGAATCTTCATGGATGAGCATGGCATGGGTTGGGATGAAGCTTGGAATATTACGATAAACACGATTTCTTATACGAATCATACAACATTATCCGAAGCATTGGAAAAATGGCCGATATCAATTTTTAAGCCGCTTTTGCCACGGATTTATATGATTGTTGAAGAAATTAATGAGCGTTATTGCCGCAAGCTATGGGAAAAGTTTACGGGGGATTGGAAGCGCATTGAGGAGATGGCGATTATTGCCCATGGCGTTATCAAAATGGCGCACTTAGCAATTGTTGGCAGCCATAGTGTGAATGGTGTAGCGAAAATTCATACAGATATTTTGAAAGAGCGCGAAATGAAGTTGTTTTATGAATATTATCCAGAGAAATTTAATAATAAGACGAACGGAATCACACATCGCCGCTGGTTGATGAAGTCGAATCCGGAGCTTACACAGACTATTTCTGAAGCGATTGGGGATAAATGGATTGCAAAGCCAGAACATTTATCAGCGCTACTCCCGTTTTCCAAAGATGCTAGCTTCAAGGAAAAGATTTTTGAAGTTAAACAAAAGAAAAAGCTTGCCTTTGCTGAGAGGATTGAGCAATTAACAGGAATTTCTGTAGATGAAAAGTCTATTTTTGATGTTCAAGTGAAAAGGCTTCACGCCTACAAGCGCCAATTATTGAATATTTTACACATCATGTACTTATATAACCGCTTGCGTGAGGATAGTAATTTTTCAATTGCACCACGGACATTTATCTTTGGGGCAAAAGCATCCCCAGGATATTATTATGCAAAAAAAATCATCAAGTTGGTTAATACGTTGGCTAGTATGGTTAACAATGACCCGAAAACAAAAGATCTATTAAAGGTTATTTTTGTGGAAAACTATCGTGTTTCCTTAGCTGAGATTATTATTCCTGCTGCCGATGTTAGTGAGCAAATATCGACAGCAAGTAAAGAAGCGTCTGGTACTGGAAATATGAAATTTATGATGAATGGCGCTATTACGCTTGGGACAATGGATGGAGCAAATGTTGAAATCTTTGAAGAAGTTGGTGCGGATAACATCTTTACATTTGGCTTGACAGCTGACCAAGTACTTGCTTATCAAAGAAATGGCGGATATCGGGCAATTGAGTATTATCATCATGACAAATGGTTGAATCAAGTCATTAATCAGTTAGTCAATGGCTTCTTCCCTGTTCCGGCCCATGAATTTGAAACGATTTATGATTCACTTTTAGTGCAAAACGATGAATTCTTCGTTTTAAAGGATTTTTCCTCCTATGTTCAATCCCATGAAAGACTTGGGGAAGCTTACAAGGATCGAGATGGCTGGTTAGAAAAAAGCATTGTCAATATTGCTAAATCAGGACGCTTTTCAAGCGACCGCACAATACAAGAATATGCTGATGAAATTTGGGGAGTTACTAGGTCAATATAA
- a CDS encoding S-layer homology domain-containing protein, which translates to MKKLMMLLLSALLLVVPLSTASANDDQAVTRGQFFKLVVDHLKYDAANIKAELPKDISADSPYAQAAKILKDKKIVTGFGDGTFKPNEKITPAEASTIVARILAIKGDAQSALTAKYGINFENNEALTLEKAQEVISKALTSDDSALELVDKMTVAQNQQNSYQANATITMGFTMKEGTPKIPEMPASMKMNSALSFNKEKGMKQTITTKIPNPMTNEQLEMVMEQYYVPEGIFMKMPDPLTGEEQWIDMSASMPFTFKDLMKMTEDNMNVMNDLNRKYFFYRDLGMEKLNGTNHYKLAYSGKITSFKEIIDMMGTVFNEQSEAMLSSFGDLPDLEMAMTGYMWIDENTMLPTRQTIEYEMKLGGLKDEVIPFESIQYAMDFSYSNFNKVIDIVLPEEAKNAEKMPGLEELLQEPAPSEQK; encoded by the coding sequence ATGAAGAAATTAATGATGTTATTGCTGTCAGCATTATTGCTAGTTGTACCACTTTCAACAGCAAGTGCCAATGATGACCAAGCTGTTACGCGTGGTCAATTTTTCAAGCTGGTTGTCGACCATCTTAAGTATGATGCAGCGAATATAAAGGCTGAACTGCCTAAAGATATTTCCGCTGATTCACCATATGCACAAGCAGCTAAAATATTAAAGGATAAGAAAATCGTTACTGGTTTTGGGGATGGAACTTTTAAACCAAATGAAAAAATTACCCCAGCGGAAGCAAGTACAATCGTAGCTCGTATTCTCGCTATTAAAGGTGATGCACAGTCAGCTTTAACTGCTAAATATGGTATTAATTTTGAGAACAATGAAGCACTTACATTGGAAAAAGCGCAAGAGGTTATTTCCAAAGCATTAACTAGTGATGATAGTGCACTTGAATTAGTAGATAAAATGACGGTTGCTCAAAATCAACAAAATTCGTATCAAGCGAATGCAACAATAACTATGGGATTCACGATGAAAGAGGGAACTCCTAAAATTCCGGAAATGCCAGCTAGTATGAAAATGAATAGTGCCCTAAGCTTTAACAAAGAAAAGGGCATGAAACAAACGATTACTACAAAAATTCCTAATCCAATGACAAATGAACAATTGGAAATGGTGATGGAGCAATACTATGTTCCAGAAGGAATTTTCATGAAAATGCCTGACCCGCTTACTGGCGAGGAACAATGGATTGATATGAGCGCATCTATGCCGTTTACGTTTAAAGATCTTATGAAGATGACGGAAGACAATATGAATGTAATGAATGATTTAAATCGGAAGTATTTCTTCTATCGTGATTTAGGAATGGAAAAGTTGAATGGTACGAACCATTATAAACTAGCTTATAGCGGAAAGATAACTTCTTTTAAAGAGATTATTGATATGATGGGTACTGTATTTAATGAGCAATCAGAAGCGATGCTATCAAGCTTTGGGGACTTGCCAGATCTTGAAATGGCAATGACAGGATACATGTGGATTGATGAAAATACAATGCTTCCAACACGTCAAACAATTGAATATGAAATGAAATTAGGTGGATTAAAGGACGAAGTAATACCATTTGAGAGTATTCAATATGCAATGGATTTTTCGTATTCAAATTTCAACAAAGTAATAGATATTGTACTTCCTGAGGAAGCAAAAAATGCTGAAAAAATGCCAGGACTTGAAGAGTTGTTACAAGAGCCTGCTCCAAGCGAGCAAAAGTAG
- a CDS encoding universal stress protein encodes MLTFYSRILVAYDGSELSKKALDIAMSLAKQDERIELTVVAVSNPPTATSMGSYGIYNQELINEIRENAEKILKDVKDKLTTIPNKKSTVVLEGNPGRMIVEHANHISCDLIVMGSRGLSGIKEMFLGSTSHFVVQRANCPVFIVK; translated from the coding sequence ATGTTAACCTTTTATTCTCGGATTCTAGTAGCTTACGATGGCTCAGAGTTAAGTAAAAAAGCATTGGACATAGCTATGTCCCTTGCAAAACAAGATGAAAGAATCGAATTAACTGTTGTAGCTGTCTCAAATCCTCCAACAGCAACGTCGATGGGAAGCTATGGTATTTATAATCAAGAGCTTATTAATGAAATTAGAGAAAATGCCGAAAAGATTCTGAAAGATGTAAAGGATAAATTAACTACAATTCCAAATAAAAAGTCAACAGTTGTCCTAGAAGGTAATCCAGGCAGAATGATTGTTGAACATGCTAACCATATTAGCTGCGATTTAATCGTAATGGGCAGTAGAGGTCTAAGCGGTATAAAAGAAATGTTTTTAGGAAGCACAAGTCATTTTGTAGTACAGCGTGCAAATTGTCCAGTATTTATAGTGAAGTAA
- a CDS encoding yteA family sporulation protein, with product MLTPNELLALKKQLRQRKEEITRELRATDYFDIERAFETDSVGELSRYDNHPADTATDLYEREKDSALVEHFEKEQKDIDHALANIDNGTYGVCEKCGKEIPEERLKALPTATHCIEHTPDKIVSHGRPVEEKILMPPYGQFEYDERDATLYDAEDSWQDVARYGTSETPSDFFDQNMLDYNDMNIEEDENIGYVEDIESFIGTDIEGKEIKIYPNAVHQLYEEQLDSEDAMSVTGNLGATDLEVFEDKG from the coding sequence ATGCTTACTCCTAATGAGCTTTTAGCTTTAAAAAAACAATTGCGACAGCGAAAAGAAGAAATAACTAGAGAATTAAGGGCAACAGATTATTTTGACATAGAGCGGGCATTCGAAACTGATTCAGTTGGCGAGCTTTCCCGTTATGATAACCACCCAGCCGATACAGCGACAGATCTTTATGAACGTGAAAAAGATAGCGCACTTGTCGAACATTTTGAAAAAGAACAAAAGGACATTGACCATGCCCTCGCAAATATCGACAATGGTACGTATGGAGTATGTGAAAAATGCGGCAAAGAAATACCAGAAGAACGCTTAAAAGCATTGCCTACAGCAACCCATTGTATTGAGCATACCCCTGATAAAATCGTCTCACACGGGCGTCCCGTTGAAGAAAAAATATTAATGCCTCCCTATGGTCAATTTGAATATGATGAGCGGGATGCAACCCTTTATGATGCAGAGGATTCATGGCAAGATGTGGCTAGATATGGCACATCTGAAACACCGTCCGACTTTTTTGACCAAAACATGCTCGATTATAATGACATGAACATCGAAGAAGATGAAAACATTGGCTATGTGGAAGATATTGAAAGCTTTATTGGAACCGATATTGAAGGGAAAGAGATAAAAATTTATCCTAATGCGGTACACCAGCTTTATGAGGAACAGCTTGATTCAGAGGATGCTATGTCGGTAACTGGCAATCTTGGTGCTACTGACCTAGAAGTTTTTGAAGATAAGGGATAA